A window of the Glaciimonas sp. CA11.2 genome harbors these coding sequences:
- a CDS encoding 2-hydroxychromene-2-carboxylate isomerase — MSAAIDFYFDFSSPYGYFAAERIDELAGKYGRDVEWHPILLGAVFKTTGSAPLTELPMKGKYSFHDFERSALFHGIPYHRPPAFPLPTQVAARAMLWMQSKHGADQSIKFAKLIYQGMFVHGINIAEPLNVLDIARKNGFDTEGMAEGVNTLSIKNQLKAEIDLAMARGVFGSPFVIVDGESFWGFDRFDQIEAMLKSGKV; from the coding sequence ATGAGTGCTGCAATCGATTTTTATTTTGATTTTTCGTCTCCTTACGGCTATTTTGCAGCCGAACGCATTGACGAACTGGCGGGAAAATATGGGCGCGATGTCGAGTGGCATCCGATTTTGCTCGGCGCTGTCTTCAAGACCACCGGTTCGGCACCGCTGACAGAGTTGCCGATGAAAGGAAAATATTCGTTCCACGATTTCGAGCGGAGCGCGCTCTTTCATGGCATTCCCTATCATCGGCCTCCGGCTTTTCCGCTTCCTACCCAAGTTGCGGCGCGTGCGATGTTGTGGATGCAGAGCAAACATGGTGCTGATCAGTCGATCAAATTTGCCAAATTGATTTATCAAGGCATGTTTGTGCACGGCATCAATATTGCTGAGCCGCTTAATGTCCTTGATATAGCGCGTAAAAATGGCTTCGATACAGAAGGCATGGCTGAAGGCGTGAATACGTTGTCGATCAAAAACCAGTTAAAAGCCGAGATTGACCTAGCCATGGCGCGTGGTGTATTTGGCTCTCCGTTTGTGATCGTCGATGGCGAATCGTTTTGGGGTTTTGACCGCTTTGATCAGATTGAAGCAATGTTGAAGTCTGGCAAAGTCTAA
- a CDS encoding acetyl-CoA C-acetyltransferase — MSDSIVIVGAARTPMGAFQGDFSSLTATDLGAVAIKAAVERAGLKPEQIDSVVFGNVLQAGQGQAPARQATIKAGLPMSTNASTISKVCGSAMQATMFAHDALLAGTHEVVVAGGMESMTNAPYLVPKARGGYRIGHGAILDHMMLDGLEDAYSRTENGGGRSMGTFGEECAAKYKFTREEQDHFAISSVKRAQAAAADGLFKWEIAPVTVTSRAGEVVIDKDEGPTKAKVEKIPSLRPAFKKDGTITAASSSSINDGAAALVLMLESTAKKLGCTPIARIVGHASHSQEPDWFTTAPVGAIDKLYKKIGWTSADVDLFEINEAFAVVPMAAMKEHNIPHDKVNVHGGACALGHPIGASGARIIVTLLGALKATGGKRGVASLCIGGGEGTALAIEML; from the coding sequence ATGAGTGACTCAATTGTTATTGTCGGTGCGGCACGTACCCCGATGGGTGCATTTCAAGGTGATTTTTCCTCACTAACCGCTACTGATCTGGGTGCAGTCGCGATCAAAGCGGCAGTCGAGCGCGCCGGGCTAAAGCCTGAACAAATTGATAGTGTGGTGTTCGGTAACGTATTGCAAGCTGGTCAGGGTCAGGCACCGGCGCGTCAGGCGACAATCAAGGCCGGATTGCCAATGTCGACTAACGCCTCGACGATTTCCAAAGTGTGTGGATCTGCCATGCAGGCAACCATGTTTGCACATGACGCATTGTTGGCCGGCACGCATGAAGTTGTTGTCGCTGGCGGGATGGAGTCGATGACTAACGCACCGTATTTAGTGCCGAAGGCACGTGGCGGTTATCGTATCGGTCACGGCGCGATTTTGGATCATATGATGCTGGATGGTCTGGAAGATGCCTATTCCAGAACTGAAAACGGCGGCGGTCGTTCGATGGGCACTTTCGGTGAAGAGTGTGCAGCAAAATACAAATTCACGCGTGAAGAGCAAGATCACTTTGCAATCAGCTCAGTCAAGCGTGCACAAGCTGCTGCTGCCGATGGCCTGTTTAAGTGGGAAATCGCACCGGTAACGGTCACTAGCCGTGCGGGCGAGGTGGTTATCGATAAAGACGAAGGCCCGACTAAAGCGAAGGTGGAAAAAATTCCATCGCTACGTCCAGCATTCAAAAAAGACGGCACGATTACCGCCGCATCATCATCGTCGATCAATGACGGTGCTGCTGCTCTGGTATTGATGCTTGAGTCCACTGCGAAGAAACTTGGCTGCACACCAATCGCTAGAATCGTCGGTCATGCCAGCCACTCGCAAGAGCCAGATTGGTTCACCACTGCGCCGGTTGGTGCAATCGATAAGCTGTACAAGAAAATCGGTTGGACCAGCGCTGACGTTGATCTGTTTGAAATCAACGAAGCATTCGCCGTAGTGCCAATGGCAGCGATGAAAGAACACAATATTCCGCATGACAAGGTCAACGTGCATGGCGGCGCATGTGCATTGGGCCATCCTATCGGTGCATCCGGTGCGCGCATTATCGTGACGCTGCTTGGCGCTTTGAAAGCGACTGGCGGCAAGCGCGGCGTGGCCTCGTTATGTATCGGGGGTGGCGAAGGTACGGCGCTGGCGATTGAGATGCTGTAA
- the aceK gene encoding bifunctional isocitrate dehydrogenase kinase/phosphatase yields MSPAFPKLLSSQIAFDTARTILDGFDKHYRLFREATHAAKRHFECADWKTAQIEARERIAFYDTRVDECVQMLEDEYADVDLTDEVWREVKLHYIGLLIDHKQPELAETFFNSVCCKILHRIYFHNDFIFVRPAVSTEYLDTDETTPTFRVYYPMLDGMHATLKRIITNFQLQTPFADLDRDVTLAEERIQQTFSADALELNHQIHVLSTLFYRNKGAYMVGKIINGSNEYPFVIPILHNRKGELVLDAVLFERKILAILFSFTRAYFMVDMEVPSAYVQFLRTLMPEKPRSEIYTILGLQKLGKALFYRDFLRHLRHSSDNFEIAPGIRGLVMVVFALPSFPYVFKVIKDYFPAPKETTNALVKEKYLLVKNHDRVGRMADTLEYSSVAFPRARFADELLAELKAVAPSVVEEDGDEIIIKHLYIERRMVPLNIYLNSAQANGDQTAMEHGIVEYGNAIKELVAVNIFPGDMLYKNFGVTRHNRVVFYDYDEIEYITDCNFRKIPEPRNEEEEMSAEPWYSVAKNDVFPEQFGVFLLGNTNVRKYFLKHHADLLTQQYWQQRKQHILDGHFDDVFPYPQECRFRNAKSVAMLTPVTQDCAE; encoded by the coding sequence ATGTCGCCAGCCTTTCCAAAATTGTTGTCCTCGCAGATCGCCTTTGATACTGCGCGGACAATACTGGACGGCTTCGACAAGCATTACCGCCTGTTTCGCGAGGCAACCCATGCGGCGAAGCGGCATTTTGAATGTGCCGACTGGAAAACCGCTCAGATCGAGGCCCGTGAACGGATCGCCTTTTATGACACGCGCGTGGACGAATGTGTGCAGATGCTGGAAGATGAATATGCCGATGTCGATCTCACCGACGAGGTCTGGCGCGAGGTGAAGCTGCATTACATTGGCTTGCTGATTGATCACAAGCAACCGGAGCTTGCAGAGACGTTTTTCAATTCGGTATGTTGCAAAATTTTGCACCGAATCTATTTCCATAATGACTTCATTTTTGTACGGCCAGCAGTATCGACTGAATATCTGGACACCGACGAGACGACACCGACCTTCCGCGTGTATTACCCAATGCTAGACGGGATGCACGCCACCCTGAAGCGCATCATTACTAATTTTCAGTTGCAAACACCTTTCGCTGATCTTGATCGCGATGTCACGCTGGCAGAAGAGCGCATCCAGCAAACGTTTAGCGCAGACGCGCTCGAACTCAATCACCAGATTCACGTGCTATCGACGCTTTTTTACCGCAACAAAGGCGCTTACATGGTCGGCAAAATCATCAACGGTAGCAATGAGTATCCGTTCGTGATTCCGATTTTGCATAATCGCAAAGGTGAACTGGTATTGGATGCTGTGTTGTTTGAACGCAAAATACTGGCGATTTTGTTTTCGTTTACGCGTGCGTATTTCATGGTGGATATGGAGGTTCCTTCTGCCTATGTGCAGTTTTTACGGACCCTGATGCCAGAAAAACCACGTAGTGAAATTTATACGATTCTTGGTCTGCAAAAACTCGGCAAGGCCTTATTTTATCGGGATTTTTTGCGTCATTTAAGGCACTCCTCGGATAATTTTGAAATTGCACCCGGGATACGCGGGTTAGTCATGGTGGTGTTTGCGCTGCCATCGTTTCCCTATGTATTCAAGGTGATCAAGGATTATTTCCCAGCGCCCAAAGAGACGACCAATGCGCTGGTCAAAGAAAAATATTTACTGGTTAAAAATCATGATCGTGTGGGCCGCATGGCCGACACATTAGAATACTCAAGCGTTGCCTTTCCGCGCGCACGTTTTGCCGATGAATTATTGGCAGAATTGAAAGCTGTAGCGCCTTCCGTGGTTGAAGAAGATGGCGACGAAATCATTATCAAGCATCTGTATATCGAGCGCCGCATGGTGCCTTTGAATATCTATCTGAACAGCGCCCAGGCGAACGGTGATCAAACGGCGATGGAGCATGGCATCGTCGAGTATGGCAATGCAATCAAAGAATTGGTGGCCGTGAATATTTTCCCCGGCGATATGCTGTACAAAAATTTCGGTGTGACACGTCACAATCGGGTCGTTTTTTATGACTATGATGAGATTGAATACATTACAGATTGCAACTTCCGGAAGATTCCAGAGCCACGCAATGAAGAGGAGGAAATGTCTGCCGAACCGTGGTATTCGGTCGCAAAAAATGACGTGTTTCCTGAACAATTCGGTGTTTTTCTTTTGGGCAACACCAACGTAAGAAAATATTTTTTGAAACATCATGCAGATTTATTGACGCAACAGTACTGGCAGCAACGCAAACAGCACATACTGGATGGCCATTTCGACGATGTTTTTCCTTACCCACAAGAATGTCGTTTTAGAAATGCGAAATCAGTAGCCATGCTGACGCCGGTCACGCAAGATTGTGCAGAGTAG
- a CDS encoding pyridoxal-phosphate dependent enzyme, producing the protein MTSLHIQTALLAHPQLSVALGKKVWLKMENTQPSGSFKLRGIGLLCQRAVTSGATRLVCPSGGNAGFAAAFAGAALGVRTTVVVPETTSAAVIARIRDIGAEVIVHGSAWHEANQAALTLCEQAGVIYIPPFDHPDIWDGNATLIDEAVAQAKAMGFDFDVVICAVGGGGLMSGILEGMHRNGLKEVPLIAVETDGAASLHAAVAAGELVSLAAVTSIATSLNATRVAAAAFNWTRQHTVLSVKISDAQAVAACLSFANDMRTLVEPACGAALAVAYQRLPELDKFERPLIVVCGGIGVSLETLANWKNHFSL; encoded by the coding sequence ATGACTTCTTTGCATATTCAAACGGCTTTATTGGCACATCCACAACTTTCTGTCGCTCTCGGCAAAAAAGTTTGGTTGAAAATGGAAAACACGCAACCCTCTGGCTCATTCAAGTTGCGCGGGATTGGTTTGCTTTGCCAGCGTGCGGTGACGAGTGGTGCGACCCGATTAGTCTGTCCGTCCGGCGGTAACGCCGGTTTCGCGGCAGCTTTCGCCGGTGCTGCATTAGGTGTCAGAACCACGGTCGTCGTGCCGGAAACCACTTCCGCTGCGGTGATTGCGCGCATTCGTGACATCGGTGCAGAAGTGATTGTGCACGGCAGCGCATGGCATGAGGCGAATCAGGCCGCGCTCACATTATGTGAACAAGCGGGTGTGATCTACATTCCACCTTTTGACCATCCTGATATTTGGGACGGCAACGCCACCCTGATCGACGAAGCCGTAGCGCAAGCTAAAGCGATGGGATTCGATTTTGATGTGGTTATTTGTGCCGTTGGCGGCGGTGGATTGATGTCCGGGATACTGGAAGGCATGCATCGCAACGGTTTGAAAGAGGTGCCATTGATCGCGGTCGAAACCGATGGCGCGGCCTCCTTACATGCTGCTGTGGCGGCGGGCGAGTTGGTGTCGTTAGCGGCGGTGACGTCGATTGCCACGTCATTGAATGCGACCCGCGTGGCGGCAGCCGCATTTAACTGGACGCGTCAACATACGGTGCTGAGCGTCAAGATCAGCGATGCGCAGGCGGTTGCTGCCTGTCTTTCGTTTGCAAATGATATGCGAACGCTGGTCGAGCCGGCATGCGGCGCAGCCTTGGCAGTCGCCTATCAACGCCTACCTGAACTGGATAAATTCGAACGGCCCTTGATTGTCGTCTGCGGCGGTATTGGCGTCAGTCTGGAAACGCTTGCCAACTGGAAGAACCATTTTTCGTTATGA
- a CDS encoding isovaleryl-CoA dehydrogenase — protein sequence MVHLNGLNFDHGEDIAALRETIQQFAAAEIAPRAAEIDRTDQFPMDLWKKMGDLGLLGITADEAYGGIGLGYLAHIIALEEISRASASVGLSYGAHSNLCVNQISRNGNAEQKAKYLPKLISGDHVGALAMSEPNAGSDVVSMKLRADLKGDRWVLNGTKMWITNGPDADVLVVYAKTDLTAGARGMTAFLVEKAFKGFSVAQKLDKLGMRGSHTGELVFQDCEVPVENVLGSVGKGVNVLMSGLDFERTVLSGGPLGIMQACMDVVVPYVHDRKQFGQAIGEFQLMQGKLADMYSTMMACKAYVYAVGQACDRAKTPEAARALRKDAAGAILYSAEKATWMAGEAIQALGGNGYINEYPVGRLWRDAKLYEIGAGTSEIRRMLIGRELFSETA from the coding sequence ATGGTGCATCTGAACGGACTAAATTTTGATCATGGCGAAGATATCGCCGCTTTGCGTGAAACGATTCAACAGTTTGCGGCGGCAGAAATTGCCCCACGTGCGGCAGAAATCGATCGTACTGACCAATTTCCGATGGATTTATGGAAAAAAATGGGTGATTTAGGCCTTCTCGGGATTACTGCTGATGAAGCCTACGGCGGCATCGGACTGGGCTATCTGGCGCATATCATTGCATTGGAAGAAATTTCTCGCGCATCGGCTTCGGTCGGACTTTCTTACGGCGCGCATTCCAATTTATGCGTCAATCAGATTAGTCGTAACGGCAATGCAGAGCAAAAAGCCAAATATTTGCCTAAATTGATCTCTGGGGATCACGTCGGCGCGCTCGCCATGTCGGAGCCAAATGCTGGCTCTGACGTGGTTAGCATGAAGTTGCGGGCGGACTTAAAAGGTGACCGCTGGGTGCTGAATGGCACCAAGATGTGGATCACCAACGGTCCTGATGCAGATGTGTTGGTGGTCTATGCCAAGACTGATCTGACGGCAGGCGCTCGCGGCATGACGGCGTTTTTGGTTGAAAAGGCTTTTAAAGGTTTTAGCGTCGCGCAAAAGCTCGACAAGTTGGGTATGCGCGGATCGCATACCGGCGAACTGGTCTTTCAGGATTGTGAAGTCCCTGTTGAAAATGTCCTCGGTAGCGTCGGCAAAGGTGTGAACGTGTTGATGTCTGGACTCGATTTTGAACGGACAGTTTTGTCAGGCGGCCCACTTGGCATCATGCAAGCCTGTATGGACGTCGTCGTTCCGTATGTACATGACCGCAAGCAGTTCGGCCAGGCCATTGGCGAATTTCAATTGATGCAAGGCAAACTTGCTGACATGTATTCCACCATGATGGCCTGCAAAGCCTATGTGTATGCCGTTGGTCAGGCTTGCGACCGTGCCAAAACACCGGAAGCTGCACGTGCTTTACGTAAAGATGCTGCGGGCGCGATTTTATATTCTGCCGAAAAAGCTACCTGGATGGCGGGCGAAGCAATTCAGGCGCTGGGCGGCAACGGTTATATCAACGAATACCCGGTTGGTCGCCTATGGCGCGACGCGAAATTGTATGAAATCGGTGCAGGAACCAGCGAAATTCGTCGTATGCTCATCGGACGCGAATTATTTTCTGAAACGGCTTAA
- a CDS encoding MerR family DNA-binding transcriptional regulator → MPTYTITELAHEFDITPRAIRFYEDQGLLSPAREGAGGRNRVYAGRERTRLKLTLRGKRLGLTLLEIKSLVDMYDSPKDSVAQLERFQAVLAHHKQLLEQQREDIEITLAEILVHELECVRLLKTNQFKQQKADPDKVI, encoded by the coding sequence ATGCCGACCTACACCATTACCGAACTTGCACATGAATTTGACATCACGCCGCGGGCTATTCGGTTTTATGAAGACCAAGGCCTGCTGAGCCCTGCGCGCGAAGGCGCGGGTGGGCGAAATCGTGTTTACGCCGGGCGCGAGCGTACGCGGTTGAAGTTGACATTGCGTGGTAAGCGCCTTGGTTTGACGCTGCTGGAAATCAAAAGCCTGGTCGACATGTACGACTCGCCTAAGGATTCCGTGGCACAGCTTGAACGTTTTCAGGCGGTTCTGGCGCATCACAAGCAGTTATTGGAACAGCAACGCGAAGATATCGAAATCACGTTAGCCGAGATTTTAGTGCACGAACTCGAATGCGTGAGATTACTGAAAACCAATCAATTTAAGCAACAGAAAGCCGACCCGGACAAAGTAATTTAA
- a CDS encoding anthrax toxin-like adenylyl cyclase domain-containing protein — protein sequence MNSIPGFNASSITPNSMSKSSLVASKKNSIEKSIKDVIDHVSSQTGIVTAHLAPLQKLAQDYNCIIGFRPVDPLATELIENGHPTKRFCDKGKSASWGPQAGMICVNQRYSKLENASEEKIAKFNKYAQSSIQNGDVIAIPLSISPKRLNSLLKLGVITNLSLENAQGIVTFSAKAPSNHVFQCEASRQIQNDQDRYVITFQGAPIEVLAPKIDQQSPMEARALTADYDLFLIGPHLGDVGAQDNLPVPDIAPIVLRNKVDAYQRMHSKEMVGPYNLNAELVEAYGSENKFSEKEDKNIGNATQRIRDMIPVINHALVGDGEKVVHHSADSGSPATDPSSNYPATFFLPIKIGPFEVMSIINNSQELATLVQEAKDGGYHMPLNPLWEKEVSEVRRSSYQEALTTLDT from the coding sequence ATGAACAGTATTCCAGGTTTTAATGCATCGTCCATCACGCCCAACAGCATGAGCAAATCATCATTGGTGGCGTCGAAAAAAAACAGTATCGAAAAATCGATTAAGGATGTGATAGACCATGTCAGCAGTCAAACCGGCATCGTCACCGCGCATTTAGCGCCGTTGCAAAAGCTGGCCCAAGACTACAACTGCATCATAGGTTTCCGTCCGGTAGATCCGTTAGCGACCGAGTTAATTGAAAATGGGCACCCGACCAAACGTTTTTGTGACAAAGGAAAAAGTGCTTCGTGGGGACCGCAGGCAGGGATGATTTGCGTGAATCAGCGTTACAGCAAATTGGAAAATGCGTCTGAGGAGAAGATTGCGAAATTTAATAAGTACGCACAATCCAGTATCCAAAATGGCGATGTCATAGCCATACCGCTATCAATATCGCCAAAACGCTTAAATAGCTTATTAAAACTAGGCGTCATTACCAATTTATCGCTTGAGAACGCCCAAGGAATAGTGACGTTCAGCGCGAAAGCCCCCAGCAATCACGTTTTTCAATGTGAAGCTTCACGCCAGATACAGAATGATCAGGATAGGTATGTCATCACTTTTCAAGGAGCCCCGATTGAAGTATTAGCGCCAAAAATTGATCAGCAATCTCCAATGGAAGCTAGGGCATTGACAGCAGATTACGATCTATTTTTGATCGGGCCGCATCTTGGCGATGTTGGAGCGCAAGATAATCTACCTGTGCCTGATATTGCACCAATCGTGTTGCGAAACAAGGTCGATGCTTATCAACGGATGCACAGCAAAGAAATGGTGGGTCCTTATAACTTGAATGCGGAGTTGGTCGAAGCTTATGGCTCTGAAAATAAATTTTCTGAAAAAGAAGATAAAAATATCGGTAACGCAACACAACGAATACGCGACATGATCCCCGTCATTAATCACGCCTTGGTCGGTGATGGCGAGAAAGTGGTGCACCACAGTGCCGATTCTGGCAGCCCTGCTACGGATCCTTCGTCGAATTATCCTGCGACTTTTTTTCTACCTATAAAAATCGGTCCATTCGAGGTGATGAGCATCATTAATAATAGTCAAGAGCTAGCGACATTAGTACAAGAGGCAAAGGACGGTGGCTATCACATGCCGCTTAATCCATTATGGGAAAAAGAGGTTAGCGAGGTCCGGCGCAGCAGTTACCAAGAGGCACTTACAACACTTGACACATGA
- a CDS encoding LysR family transcriptional regulator yields MKNTIDVLMSRLRMKQLHLLIALDDHKSLHKAAGVLSMTQSAASKVLHELESMFEAPLFERSKTGMIPNQFGHCIIRYARLMATDLTSLCHDIAEIRSGRGGRLAVGTIMGAVPEVLVPILNWLHTRQPNLSIEVVEDTSLRMLSLLDDGRLDLVIGRASVSDQPSKYHYQPLGDESISVVVGYAHPPFEGELTLKDLKDHRWLVYPGHMPLHSLLQREMDQAGISMPSNQIATASTFVTVTILQRSTDLVALLPTDVAKLFVAHKMVRILPLKLQSKYQTFGIVTRKGGTLSPAADQFIQLLRDRNLVH; encoded by the coding sequence ATGAAAAATACCATTGATGTGCTGATGTCCCGGTTGCGCATGAAGCAACTTCACCTGTTGATTGCGCTGGACGACCATAAGTCTCTTCATAAGGCAGCAGGCGTTCTGTCGATGACACAGTCGGCGGCGAGCAAGGTGCTTCACGAGCTCGAATCGATGTTTGAAGCACCGCTGTTCGAACGATCCAAGACCGGCATGATTCCCAATCAGTTCGGGCATTGCATCATTCGATACGCACGGCTAATGGCGACCGACCTGACGTCGTTGTGCCACGATATCGCCGAAATAAGATCCGGTCGAGGTGGGCGGCTTGCAGTCGGTACGATCATGGGGGCCGTGCCGGAAGTGTTGGTGCCAATTCTCAACTGGCTGCATACCAGACAGCCCAATCTCTCCATCGAAGTTGTGGAGGATACAAGCCTACGCATGCTTTCGCTGCTCGACGACGGTCGCCTTGATCTGGTGATAGGTCGCGCCAGTGTCAGCGATCAACCCTCTAAATATCACTATCAACCACTGGGCGATGAGTCGATTTCAGTGGTGGTCGGCTATGCGCACCCACCGTTTGAGGGAGAGTTGACACTGAAGGACTTAAAGGATCATCGATGGCTGGTTTATCCCGGTCATATGCCGCTGCATTCGCTGCTGCAAAGAGAAATGGATCAGGCTGGCATTAGCATGCCGTCGAATCAGATTGCGACCGCATCCACCTTCGTGACAGTGACTATTCTGCAGCGAAGTACAGACCTGGTCGCCTTACTGCCGACGGACGTTGCGAAGTTATTTGTGGCGCATAAGATGGTACGTATTTTGCCATTGAAGCTGCAATCAAAATACCAGACTTTCGGCATTGTCACTAGAAAGGGAGGCACGCTTTCCCCTGCCGCCGACCAGTTTATTCAGCTGCTGCGGGACAGGAATCTGGTGCATTGA
- the araD1 gene encoding AraD1 family protein — translation MRLIQFLDNEGHRRVGVVNTGSDLVHIVNNVRATRQLALDAISDGVSLESKIAALGHTPGDSYKAILAESRILVPLDHDEDPAHCLISGTGLTHLGSASLRDAMHHDQVPHEAMTDSMRVFRWGLEGGRPRSGTPGVQPEWFYKGDGGILVHPGRAIPVPAFAEDAGEEPELTGLYVIGPDCKPYRLGFAIGNEFSDHIMERRNYLYLAHSKLRYCSFGPELNIGTLPSDLSGVSRIHRDGKLLWEKQFLTGEKNMTHTIENLEYHHFKYAQFLRPGDVHVHFFGSATISFADGIATREGDTFEISLPAFGAPLCNSFERSSGHVSAGGVLQL, via the coding sequence ATGAGACTGATCCAATTTCTGGACAATGAAGGACATCGTCGCGTGGGCGTCGTTAATACCGGCTCCGACCTTGTACATATTGTCAACAACGTTCGCGCGACCCGTCAGCTTGCTCTGGATGCCATTTCCGACGGCGTCAGCCTTGAATCAAAAATTGCTGCACTTGGCCACACGCCGGGAGACTCTTATAAAGCCATTCTCGCGGAATCCCGTATTCTAGTCCCTCTCGATCATGACGAAGATCCCGCGCATTGCCTGATCAGCGGCACTGGGCTGACCCATCTGGGCAGCGCTTCACTGCGCGACGCCATGCACCACGATCAGGTGCCGCATGAAGCAATGACTGACTCGATGCGGGTTTTTCGATGGGGCCTGGAAGGCGGGCGACCGCGCTCGGGAACGCCCGGTGTGCAGCCGGAATGGTTCTACAAGGGCGACGGCGGCATACTCGTTCATCCTGGCCGCGCCATCCCGGTTCCCGCGTTCGCGGAAGACGCAGGCGAAGAGCCCGAACTGACAGGCCTGTATGTCATTGGTCCCGACTGCAAGCCTTATCGGCTTGGTTTCGCGATTGGTAACGAGTTTTCCGATCACATCATGGAGCGGCGCAATTACCTTTACCTCGCACATTCAAAATTACGCTACTGCTCGTTTGGCCCCGAACTCAATATTGGTACTTTACCGAGCGATCTTTCCGGCGTCAGCCGCATACATCGCGATGGCAAATTGTTGTGGGAAAAGCAGTTTCTAACGGGTGAGAAAAATATGACTCACACCATAGAAAACCTTGAATATCACCATTTCAAATACGCGCAATTCTTGCGGCCGGGCGATGTCCACGTCCACTTCTTCGGTTCTGCCACCATTTCTTTCGCAGATGGCATAGCAACGCGGGAGGGCGACACCTTTGAAATCAGCTTGCCCGCGTTCGGCGCGCCGTTGTGCAACTCCTTCGAGCGCAGCAGTGGACATGTCAGTGCAGGCGGCGTGCTTCAACTTTGA
- a CDS encoding amino acid ABC transporter permease, with amino-acid sequence MDYQFDFSFLLNNWRDILDGVGLTVRMSAISIVLGVMFGSAFAVIRVFGPRWAARSVAWYVDIIRNTPLVIQAFWIFFGLAALQFRVPALTAAIFALVVNVVAYTTEIIRAGIESIPKGQLEAAECLGLPRWRVILHVILPQAIEKMYPSLISQCVLMMLATSIMSQISAEELTAIGYRIQSETFRGFEIYIVLAVVYLALSWLLRLIMEQGANFAFPRRRRLNAQR; translated from the coding sequence ATGGACTACCAGTTCGATTTCAGTTTCTTGCTCAATAACTGGCGCGACATACTCGACGGCGTCGGGCTCACCGTTCGCATGTCCGCCATCAGCATTGTCCTGGGCGTCATGTTCGGCTCGGCCTTTGCGGTCATCCGCGTATTTGGCCCGCGATGGGCTGCCAGGTCGGTTGCCTGGTATGTCGACATCATCAGAAATACGCCATTGGTGATCCAGGCATTCTGGATTTTCTTCGGGCTGGCTGCTTTACAGTTTCGGGTTCCCGCTTTAACAGCGGCTATTTTTGCTTTGGTCGTCAATGTCGTCGCGTACACCACAGAAATTATTCGCGCTGGCATTGAGTCGATTCCAAAAGGTCAACTTGAGGCCGCCGAGTGCCTTGGGCTGCCGCGATGGCGCGTTATCTTACACGTCATTCTTCCGCAAGCCATCGAAAAAATGTATCCATCCCTGATCAGCCAGTGCGTATTGATGATGCTGGCAACATCGATCATGTCCCAGATTTCCGCCGAGGAATTGACGGCGATTGGCTATCGGATTCAATCCGAGACTTTTCGGGGCTTCGAAATATATATCGTGCTAGCCGTTGTTTATCTGGCGTTGTCGTGGCTGTTACGGTTGATCATGGAACAAGGGGCCAACTTTGCATTCCCCCGACGCCGTCGCCTTAATGCGCAGCGTTAA
- a CDS encoding amino acid ABC transporter permease yields MHGLTIDHIFFIFKGAGWTLILSAMGFIGGTILGLPIALARSSSNKWMRRISGFMVQVVQGIPLPVIMFVVYFGISVAGFDLPAIVAAGLALTAYSGAYLGEIWKGCIQAVPRTQWEAADCLALTPIQTAAYVILPQAARIAIPPTVGFLVQIVKNSSYAVVIGVFDLTYSSRVVNNSTFEPFLVFTIAAIIYFAMCYPLSSLASRLERKFKKS; encoded by the coding sequence ATGCACGGACTAACGATCGACCATATTTTCTTCATCTTCAAAGGCGCGGGCTGGACATTGATCCTGTCTGCGATGGGCTTTATCGGCGGCACGATTCTTGGCTTGCCCATTGCGTTAGCGCGCAGCAGCAGCAATAAATGGATGCGCCGGATTAGCGGGTTCATGGTGCAGGTAGTGCAGGGCATTCCACTGCCCGTCATTATGTTTGTTGTTTATTTCGGCATCAGCGTGGCAGGTTTTGATCTACCTGCCATCGTGGCCGCCGGACTCGCCTTGACCGCCTATTCTGGCGCCTATCTGGGCGAGATATGGAAGGGCTGCATTCAAGCCGTGCCGCGCACCCAATGGGAAGCAGCCGACTGCCTCGCGCTCACACCGATACAAACCGCTGCTTACGTGATTCTGCCCCAAGCCGCCCGGATTGCCATCCCGCCTACCGTCGGGTTTCTGGTGCAAATTGTGAAAAATTCGTCTTACGCAGTGGTGATCGGCGTCTTCGACCTGACCTACTCGTCAAGAGTCGTTAACAACTCGACGTTTGAACCGTTTCTAGTATTCACCATTGCCGCCATCATTTACTTCGCAATGTGTTATCCGCTTTCCAGCCTCGCCTCAAGGCTTGAGCGGAAATTCAAAAAAAGCTAA